Within the Acuticoccus sediminis genome, the region GGAAGGCTTCCCGCTCGGCACCGACACGCTCGGCCGTGACATCGCCGCCGGCATCGCGCACGGCGCCCGCACGTCGCTGATGATCGGCCTCGTGGCGACGCTCGTCGCCGTCGCCGTCGGCACCATCATGGGTGGCCTCGCCGGCTACTATGGCGGCTGGATCGACGACATCCTGATGCGCGTGACGGAAGTCTTCCAGACGATCCCGTCCTTCATCTTCGCTATCCTGCTCGTCGCGATCCTGACGCCGTCGATCGAGAACGTCGTGATCGCCATCGCGGTCGTCTCCTGGCCACCGCTGGCGAGGCTGGTGCGCGGCGAGTTCATCTCGCTGCGCAACCGCGAGTTCGTGCAGGCCAACGTGCTGATGGGGATGCCGGACTGGAAGATCATCGTCGTCCAGATCCTGCCCAACGCCATATCGCCGATCATCGTCGCCGGCTCGCTGCTGGTCGCGACGGCGATCCTGATCGAGAGCGCGCTCGCCTTCCTCGGCCTCGGTGACCCCAACATCATGAGCTGGGGCTTCCAGGTCGGCGCCGGCCGTACCGTGCTGCGCCGCGCGTGGTGGATCTGCACCTTCCCGGGCATCGCGATCCTCCTGACGGTGCTCGCCATCAACCTCTTCGGCGAGGGGCTCAACGATGCCCTGAACCCGCGGCTCCGGGAGCGCTCGTCATGACCGCGCCGCTTCTCGATGTCCGCAATCTCTCGATCGCGCTGCCGAAGGGCGCGGACCGCGCCTACGCCGTCGAGGGCCTCAACATCACCGTCAACCCGGGTGAGATCACCTGCGTCGTCGGCGAGTCCGGATCCGGCAAGTCGCTGACCGCGCGCGCCGCGATGGGCCTGCTGCCGCCGAAGGTGGAGATCGCCGGGGGCGAGATCCTCTTCGAGGGCCGCGATCTCCTCACGCTGCCGGCCAACGAGCGCCGCCTCATGCGCGGCGAGAAGCTCTCGATGATCTTCCAGGAGCCGATGACGGCCCTGAACCCGCTGATGACGGTGGGCAAGCAGATCGACGAGGTGCTGACGATCCACACCAGGCTCGGCGGCCGGGCACGGCGGGAGAAGATCCTCGACCTCTTCAACGAGGTGAGCCTTCCGAACCCCAAGCGCATCGCCGCGGCCTATCCGCACCAGCTCTCGGGCGGGCAGCGTCAGCGCGCGATGATCGCGATGGCGCTGATCCTCGACCCGAAGATCCTGGTGGCGGACGAGCCGACGACCGCGCTCGACGTGACCACCCAGGCCCAGATCCTGCGCCTCATCCGCGAGCTGCAGGAGAAGCACGGCACCGGCGTCATGTTCATCACGCACGACTTCGGCGTGGTGGCGGAGATCGCCGACCAGATCGTGGTGATGCAGCACGGCAAGCTGGTCGAGGCGGGCAAGGCCGACCAGATCCTCAACGACCCGCAGGCCGAGTACACCAAGGCGCTGATCGGCGCCGTGCCGAGCCTGACGCCCCGCCCGCCGCGCACCAAGTTCGGCCGGCGCATGCTGACGGTCGACAAGCTGAACAAGGTCTACCGCTCCGGCGGCGGCCTCTTCGGCAAGGGCACGGCCTTCCACGCCGCCAAGGACGTCTCCTTCACGCTCGACCGTGGCGAGACGCTGGGCGTCGTCGGCGAGTCGGGGTCGGGCAAGACGACCGTGGCGCGCTGCCTGGTCCGTCTCCTGCAGCCCGATACCGGCAGGATCGACCTCGACGGGATCGACCTCGCGCCGATGTCGAAGGGGCAGCTCAAGCCGTACCGCAACCGCGTGCAGATGGTCTTCCAGGACCCCTACGCCTCGCTGAACCCGCGCCGGCGCGTGGCGGACATTCTGGTCGAGGGGCCGATCACCCAGGGCAAGTCCGCGAAGGCCGCGCACGAGCGGGCGCGCGAGCTGCTCGACCTCGTCGGCCTCGACCCGAAGGTGGCCGAGCGCTACCCGCACGAGTTCTCCGGCGGCCAGCGCCAGCGCATCGGCCTCGCCCGCGCGCTCGCGCTGGAACCGGAGGTGCTGGTCGCGGACGAGCCGGTCTCCGCGCTCGACGTGTCGGTCCAGGCGCAGGTGCTGAAACTGATGGACGAGATCCGCGAGCGCTTCGGCCTCTCGGTGGTCTTCATCACCCACGACCTGCGGGTCGCGGCGCAGGTGTGCGACAAGATCATCGTCATGCAGCGCGGCGAGGTCGTGGAGGCGGGCCTGACGGCGGAGGTCTTCGCCGCGCCCCGGCACGCCTACACGAAGGAGCTCTTCGCCTCGATCCCGGGGCGGGAGTGGTCCTCGCGCGGCGACGGGCCGGCAGCCGCGGCGGCCGGCGCATGAGCGGGCCGGACTGGCGCGCGGTGCTGACGGCGCAGGGCGTCGACGCGGCCGTCGTGGATCAGGCGGAACAGACGGCGGGCGCGATGGCGGCGGTTGCCGCCGCCATCCCCCACGACCCGACGGTGGCGACCATGCCGGCCGACATCGTCCGACTGCTCCTTGAACGGCGGGACGACACGTGAGCAAAACCTGCGGGGCCTCGCTGGAGGCCATCGTGACCGCCGTCGCCGGGCGCAAGGTGACGGCGCTGGAGCTGGCGGACACGCACCTCGCGGCGCTCGCCCGGGTCAACGGCGAGCTCAACGCGGTGGCGCGGCTCGAGCCGGACGCGGCGCGCGCCCGGGCCGAGGCGCTGGACCGGCGGATCGCAGCGGGGGAGGCGGTCGGTCCTCTCGCCGGCGCGCCGCTCGCCCACAAGGACCTCTACGACCGCCAGGGCTGGCTCTCCGAGGCCGGATCGAAGATCGCCAGGGGCCGCGTCGCGGAGACCACCGCGACGACCATCGCGATGCTCGACGCGGCCGACGCGCTCGACCTCGGGCGCCTCAACACGGTGGAGTTCGCGCTCGGCGCCGAGGGGCGCAACGTCCATACCGGCCCGCCGCGCAACCCGTGGAACACGGCGCACGCGACCGGCGGCTCCTCCAGCGGGTCAGGTTCGGCGGTCGCCTCCGGAGCGATCCCGGCGGCGATGGGCTCGGACACCGGCGGCTCGATCCGCCTTCCTGCCGCCGCGTGCGGCATCGTCGGGCTGAAGCCGACAGCCGGGCGGGTCGGACGGTCGGGGATCTTCCCGCTGTCCGGCAGCCTCGACACCGCGGGGCCGCTCTGCCGCACGGTGCGCGACACCGCGCTGATGCTGGCCGCCCTCGCCGGTCCGGACGCGGGCGACCCGCAGTCCGTCGACATGCCCTTCACCGACCCCCTCGCCGGGATCGAGGACGGGTTCGGCGACCTCAGGATCGGCATCGCCCGAACCTACTTCTTCGACCCGGTGACCGCGACCGTCGGCGCGCGGCTCGAGGCGGCGATCGCCGCGATGATCGGCGAGGGGGCGCAGGTCTCGGACGTCGCCCTGCCGGGGATCGAGATCGCCAACCGCCTCAACATGATGATCATCGCGGTCGAGGCCTGCGGCCAGCACCGCGCGTGGCTGGAAGAGCGTGCCGCCGACTACGGGCCGGAGACGCTCGCCCGCCTGCTCGGCGGCTTCTTCGTGCCGGCGCAGGCGTACCTGACCGGGCTGATGGAGCGCACCCGGCTCCTCGCCGCCGCGCTCGACGGACCGTTCGCCGAGGTCGACGTCATCGCGACGCCGGCGTGGCCGATGGAGGTGCCGCCCGTCGCACCTGACAACGCACCGGGTTTCGCCGCGAAGGTGGAGGATATCGGCCACTGCTCCCGGCCGTTCAACTTCCTCGGCCTGCCGGCGATCGTCCTGCCGGTCGGCCTCGACGGGAACGGCGTCCCGGTGGCGATCCAGCTCGTCGCCCGGCCCTATGCCGAGCGGACGCTGCTGCGGGTGGCGCGCGCGCTGGAGCGGACGCTGGCGTTCGCCGAAAGCCACAAGCCCGCCGTCACGACCTGAAACGCAAACGGCCCGGCGGGTGCCGGGCCGTGCGGGTTGATATGCGAGGGCGGTGCCGGGACCGGCGCCGCCCTCGACCTGGTTCAGGGCATCGCGAACGGCGCCGGGTCGATGAACCGGCGGATGACGTTGGCGAGCATCCGCGCCGTCCCCGGTTCGCCGCCCTCGTCCGGCAGGCTGCCGCAGAAGGTGATGGAGCCGGTGGAGAAGACGGCGCCGCCCTTCGGCGTCTCGAAGAACACGATTTCGGCTCGAACCAGGTCGTGCGCGGGCTCCTGCGGCACCGTGGTGAGGTGCGTCAGCATCTCCTCGTGGACGACGATGAAGGCGTCCGAGTGGCCGAAAGAGCGGGCGAGGATCACCGTGTGTTCGGGCGTGCCGAGGCGGACGTCCGCGCGGTCGAGCTCGAAGCCCGCCGCTCCGCCGCCCGAAAGGCCCGCGTCGCCGATCACCTCCTGCTCCACGCCCTCGAAGATCCAGGAGACGCGCGGGTCCCTGGCCGCCGGCAGGATCCGGTAAGGCGCGCCGTCGAGCGGCCCCTGCGAGGAGAAGCCGACACCCGCCAGCGCCTGCGGCGGCCGGCCGGAGCGGCGCCAGAGGCCGCCGTACGCGCCGTCGAACGCGTTGTGGTACTCGCCGGGTTCGGCCGCCCAGGCACGGATGCCGCCTTCGCCGCGCCGGATCTCGATCGCCTCCGGCACCTCCGGATGCCGCGCGACGCGCCAGTAGAACCCGTTGCCGCCGAGGTAGATGAAGCGGCCGCCCTCGTTGCGGTACTCGAGCAGGGCGTCGAGCGTCGTCTCGGTGTGGTACTCGGGATGGCTCGTCGTCGTCACGCAGGGGTAGTCCGCGATCAGCGCGAGGCCCTCCTCGTCGAGGTCGTGGTCGGTGACGATGTCGTACTCGATCCCCTCCGCCTCCAGGAAGTACAGGAGATGGGTGTCGGCCGAATAGTGCCGGAGGCCCGAGCCGCGATAGTCGAGGTAGGACAGGTGCCCCGGCCGCATCGTCAGGAACGGCCGCAGGTGGCTCGAGTGGCAGACGCCGCTTCCGTCAGAATGCAGGTTGTAGGTGGAGAAGGCGTACTCGGGGTGGTCCGCCGGGAAGGACGGCGTGCCGCCGAGCTGGGCGACCCGCTCGCGGTAGGCGGGGCCGAAGTCCGGCCGGGCGAAGTTCTGGTAGACCACGTAGGTCAGCGTCGGGATCAGGACGCAGAGGTCCGCCGTGCGCGTGCCGCGCGGGGGCACGACGTAGAAGGGGATGGAGTCCTCCTCGGCGCCGCAGGTCAGGCGCATCGCGTAGGCGCCGCTCCTGAGCCCCTCGGGCACGGTGAAGGTGAAGTCGGTCTCCCAGCCGCAGTCGGAGAGGTCGGTGTCGTGGAAGTGGATCGCGCCGTAGTCCGCCGGCGCATTGGTCCAGGCCATCTCCTTCGCGGCCCAGAGCGAACCGGTCATGCCGCGGGCGGGGAGATTGACGATCGACCCGTGGCAGGCGTGCGGTCCGGTGTCCTCCAGCATGGTCGAGGAGATCTGGCGCGAGAAGTCCCACGCGGCGATCGCCTCGCCCTCGGGCGGCACGTCGTAGGCGCCGGCGATGATCGCGGGGGCCTCGATCTTGCCGTTGTAGAGCCCGGAGACGGGGGCGCCCGAGCGGGCCGCGAAGGTGACGACCTCGGGCCATTCGATCGCGCCGACGGTGCCGGTGGTGGAGGCGCCGACCGGCGGTTCGGCGCCGAAGGGCGGGTGGATGGCGTGCTGGCCGACCGTCAGCTTGCCCGCCGAGGGGTCCCAGCTCGCCCACACGCGGTACCAGTTGTGCGCCGAAAGCGGCGCGCCGGTGGACACCGAGAGCGTGCCTTCGCCGGTGACGACGGCGTTGGTGCAGCCGTCCGCGCCGACGGTCAGGGCGAAGCCTGTCGGGCCGAGGGCGCAGACGATGCCCTGCTCGCCCTTCTTCGGCGAGGTCGGCCAGATGGTGGCGCTGAGCGTGACCGGGCCCTCAGGCATCGGCGGCAGCGGCGCGGTGCCCCAGGAGCCGACGGTGTGCGTCTGGACGCGCGAGGGCACGGAGGTGGTGAACACCTCCGACAGGTCGTGCTCGATGATGCCGGGACCGGCGGGGTTCGGGTCGGCGCTGACGACACGCACGAGGCGCACGCTGACCGGATCCGTACCCGTGCTGGAAAGCTTGAAGGCGATGTCCTCGCCGGGGCGGGCGGACAGTCGGTCGATATAGCCGGTCAAGGCAAGCATTCAGACACTCCTCAAAGTCCAGGCCCAGACCTAGCGCATCGGCGGCGGCGATTGAATTGACCGAACCCGGGGATGCGCGACGGATCGCGGGCGCGACCGCCGTGAGCGGCGGGCGTATCGTTCCCGAAGGCAGGACCGGGGCCACCCGGGGTGCCGCCCGCGCATTGCTCCCGCGCTGGCGGCCTCCGGTGCGGCCGGCTCAGGTCTGCGCGCCCTCGAGCATGGCGGTGAATTCCTTGAAGGGCAGCGGGAAGGAATAGAGGTAGCCCTGCACGTAGCGGCAGCCGATCTCGCGAAGCGCCTCCTGCTGCTCCACCGTCTCGACCCCCTCGGCGATCACATGCAGGCCCATCGACCGCGCGATCTGGATGATCCCCTTCACGATCGCTCGCTTGCGCCGGTCGGTCTCGATGCCGAACACGAACTGCTTGTCGATCTTGATTTCCTTGATCGGGAAGCTCGTGATGTGGATCAGCGAGGCGTACCCGGTGCCGAAGTCGTCGAGCGAGAACTCCACGCCCGAGGAGGCGAGGTAGGAGATCTTGTCATGCAGGGTCTGGTCGTCGACGCCGATGATGACGTCCTCGGTGATCTCGATGATGAAGTCGTTCGGCTGAAGGTTCTCGTTGCGCGCCTTCTCGAGGAATGTGTCCAGGAAGTCGTTGCGCAGCACCTCGGTGCGCGAGGCGTTGACGGAAATGCGGAAGGGCCGCTGCGTCATCGCCCGCAGCTTGCCGATGTCGGCGATCACCCCGTCGAGCACGGCATGGCCGACCTCGCCGCCGACCTCATGGTCGTCGAGGACGTAGGCGAAGTCCTTGGCGTCGAGCAGGACGTCCGCCGTCTGCCAGCGCACCAGCGCCTCCGCGCCGACGATCTGGTTGGTCTCGATGTCGATCTGCGGCTGGTAGTAGGGGACGAACTCGCCCTTCTTCAGGCTTTCGCGGGCGCGGGCGAGGATCGTCTGGCGGCGCTTGGCGATATCGTTGGCGATCTGGTGGTCGAAGATGCGCACCGGGTCGTTGGGCGTGCGGCGGGACTGCGCGAGCGCCATCTCGGCGGCACGGGTCAGCTCCTCCGCGCCGGTCGCGTGCTCGGGGTAGAAGGCGACGCCGACATTGGCGACGACGTCGATCCCCGGATCCTCCCGCCGCATCGCGCTGACCTGGGCCTGCAGGCGCGACAGGGCCGGCTTCAGCGATTCCCGGTCCTTCACGTCCGACAGGATGAGAGCGAACTCGTTCAGTGACAGACGCGCGATCGTGTCCGACCCGCGCGTCACGCCGGAGAGGCGCGCCGACACGTCGAGCATCAGCTTGTCCGGCAGGGTGAAGCCGGACATCGTGGTGGTGTGGTTGCGGTTGGCAAGCTCGATGATGAGGAGGGCGAAGGTCCGGTCGTCGCGCCGTGCCCGCTGCACCGCCGTCTCGATCCGGTCCTCGAACAGGAGGCGGTTGGGGAGCTTGGTGACGGTGTCGTGGTTTGCCGCCCACCACTGCCGCCGCTCGGCCGACATCTGCGATGTGACGTCCTGCGTGATGCCGTAGAGGATCGGCCCGTTCGGCCCCATCTCGGCCCGGCCGACGGTGCGCACGATGCGCTGGTCGCCCGACGCGGTGCGGATCGGCATGGTGACGTCGAAGCCCGAGCGCTCGGCGGCGGCCCGTTCCAGCTCCATGGTCAGCCGCTCGCGCGCTGGCGAGGGGTAGAGCGCCAGCATCCGGTCGAGCGTGATGCTGCCGTCCTTCTCGAGCCCGTGCATCCGGTACACTTCGTCGGACCACAGCATGCGTCCGGAGGCGAGCGTCTGCTCCCAGCCGCCGACCTTGGCGAGCTCCTCGACGTGGTGGAGGAGGTTGGCGGACTGGAGCAGCTTGTGCCGCTCCGCCCGCAGGTCCTCGAGGCGGTAGAGGATCGGCAGGGCCGAGACGGCGGCGCGGCGGAAGCGCGTGGTGTCGATCTCGCGGCCGGCGGGCGCGAGGTGGAAGACGGTGACCTCGGTCTCGGGAAAGAAGAGCGCGCCGATGGTGCCGCCGAGGTCCGGCTCTTCGAGCGTGATGAGCTGGCTCGAGAGGGTGACGTAGGCGTCGTACTCGGCGGTCAGGACGGCGTCGGACAGCGCGTTGACGATCCGCCGCTTCACGTCCTCGGGCAGGTACCAGAATTCGCTGGAGGAG harbors:
- a CDS encoding ABC transporter permease, giving the protein MTDAAVSTVPAPPKRLGFWRRFARNKSALVGLGFLLLVVLMAALAPIIYPQDPFALAGRPMLPPLSEGFPLGTDTLGRDIAAGIAHGARTSLMIGLVATLVAVAVGTIMGGLAGYYGGWIDDILMRVTEVFQTIPSFIFAILLVAILTPSIENVVIAIAVVSWPPLARLVRGEFISLRNREFVQANVLMGMPDWKIIVVQILPNAISPIIVAGSLLVATAILIESALAFLGLGDPNIMSWGFQVGAGRTVLRRAWWICTFPGIAILLTVLAINLFGEGLNDALNPRLRERSS
- a CDS encoding ABC transporter ATP-binding protein; protein product: MTAPLLDVRNLSIALPKGADRAYAVEGLNITVNPGEITCVVGESGSGKSLTARAAMGLLPPKVEIAGGEILFEGRDLLTLPANERRLMRGEKLSMIFQEPMTALNPLMTVGKQIDEVLTIHTRLGGRARREKILDLFNEVSLPNPKRIAAAYPHQLSGGQRQRAMIAMALILDPKILVADEPTTALDVTTQAQILRLIRELQEKHGTGVMFITHDFGVVAEIADQIVVMQHGKLVEAGKADQILNDPQAEYTKALIGAVPSLTPRPPRTKFGRRMLTVDKLNKVYRSGGGLFGKGTAFHAAKDVSFTLDRGETLGVVGESGSGKTTVARCLVRLLQPDTGRIDLDGIDLAPMSKGQLKPYRNRVQMVFQDPYASLNPRRRVADILVEGPITQGKSAKAAHERARELLDLVGLDPKVAERYPHEFSGGQRQRIGLARALALEPEVLVADEPVSALDVSVQAQVLKLMDEIRERFGLSVVFITHDLRVAAQVCDKIIVMQRGEVVEAGLTAEVFAAPRHAYTKELFASIPGREWSSRGDGPAAAAAGA
- a CDS encoding amidase, which gives rise to MSKTCGASLEAIVTAVAGRKVTALELADTHLAALARVNGELNAVARLEPDAARARAEALDRRIAAGEAVGPLAGAPLAHKDLYDRQGWLSEAGSKIARGRVAETTATTIAMLDAADALDLGRLNTVEFALGAEGRNVHTGPPRNPWNTAHATGGSSSGSGSAVASGAIPAAMGSDTGGSIRLPAAACGIVGLKPTAGRVGRSGIFPLSGSLDTAGPLCRTVRDTALMLAALAGPDAGDPQSVDMPFTDPLAGIEDGFGDLRIGIARTYFFDPVTATVGARLEAAIAAMIGEGAQVSDVALPGIEIANRLNMMIIAVEACGQHRAWLEERAADYGPETLARLLGGFFVPAQAYLTGLMERTRLLAAALDGPFAEVDVIATPAWPMEVPPVAPDNAPGFAAKVEDIGHCSRPFNFLGLPAIVLPVGLDGNGVPVAIQLVARPYAERTLLRVARALERTLAFAESHKPAVTT
- a CDS encoding N,N-dimethylformamidase beta subunit family domain-containing protein codes for the protein MLALTGYIDRLSARPGEDIAFKLSSTGTDPVSVRLVRVVSADPNPAGPGIIEHDLSEVFTTSVPSRVQTHTVGSWGTAPLPPMPEGPVTLSATIWPTSPKKGEQGIVCALGPTGFALTVGADGCTNAVVTGEGTLSVSTGAPLSAHNWYRVWASWDPSAGKLTVGQHAIHPPFGAEPPVGASTTGTVGAIEWPEVVTFAARSGAPVSGLYNGKIEAPAIIAGAYDVPPEGEAIAAWDFSRQISSTMLEDTGPHACHGSIVNLPARGMTGSLWAAKEMAWTNAPADYGAIHFHDTDLSDCGWETDFTFTVPEGLRSGAYAMRLTCGAEEDSIPFYVVPPRGTRTADLCVLIPTLTYVVYQNFARPDFGPAYRERVAQLGGTPSFPADHPEYAFSTYNLHSDGSGVCHSSHLRPFLTMRPGHLSYLDYRGSGLRHYSADTHLLYFLEAEGIEYDIVTDHDLDEEGLALIADYPCVTTTSHPEYHTETTLDALLEYRNEGGRFIYLGGNGFYWRVARHPEVPEAIEIRRGEGGIRAWAAEPGEYHNAFDGAYGGLWRRSGRPPQALAGVGFSSQGPLDGAPYRILPAARDPRVSWIFEGVEQEVIGDAGLSGGGAAGFELDRADVRLGTPEHTVILARSFGHSDAFIVVHEEMLTHLTTVPQEPAHDLVRAEIVFFETPKGGAVFSTGSITFCGSLPDEGGEPGTARMLANVIRRFIDPAPFAMP
- a CDS encoding putative bifunctional diguanylate cyclase/phosphodiesterase, producing the protein MLNRPDFGDDDPFEELASSACNLLADSLGVRYCGVVNADDASLRASSSEFWYLPEDVKRRIVNALSDAVLTAEYDAYVTLSSQLITLEEPDLGGTIGALFFPETEVTVFHLAPAGREIDTTRFRRAAVSALPILYRLEDLRAERHKLLQSANLLHHVEELAKVGGWEQTLASGRMLWSDEVYRMHGLEKDGSITLDRMLALYPSPARERLTMELERAAAERSGFDVTMPIRTASGDQRIVRTVGRAEMGPNGPILYGITQDVTSQMSAERRQWWAANHDTVTKLPNRLLFEDRIETAVQRARRDDRTFALLIIELANRNHTTTMSGFTLPDKLMLDVSARLSGVTRGSDTIARLSLNEFALILSDVKDRESLKPALSRLQAQVSAMRREDPGIDVVANVGVAFYPEHATGAEELTRAAEMALAQSRRTPNDPVRIFDHQIANDIAKRRQTILARARESLKKGEFVPYYQPQIDIETNQIVGAEALVRWQTADVLLDAKDFAYVLDDHEVGGEVGHAVLDGVIADIGKLRAMTQRPFRISVNASRTEVLRNDFLDTFLEKARNENLQPNDFIIEITEDVIIGVDDQTLHDKISYLASSGVEFSLDDFGTGYASLIHITSFPIKEIKIDKQFVFGIETDRRKRAIVKGIIQIARSMGLHVIAEGVETVEQQEALREIGCRYVQGYLYSFPLPFKEFTAMLEGAQT